A single Mus caroli chromosome 15, CAROLI_EIJ_v1.1, whole genome shotgun sequence DNA region contains:
- the Atp5mc2 gene encoding ATP synthase F(0) complex subunit C2, mitochondrial, whose product MYACSKFVSTRSLIRSTSQLLSRPLSAVELKRPQMPTDESLSLAVRRPLTSLIPSRSFQTSTISRDIDTAAKFIGAGAATVGVAGSGAGIGTVFGSLIIGYARNPSLKQQLFSYAILGFALSEAMGLFCLMVAFLILFAM is encoded by the exons ATGTACGCCTGCTCCAAGTTCGTCTCTACCCGCTCCCTG ATCAGGAGCACCTCTCAGCTGCTGAGTCGTCCGCTGTCTGCAGTGGAGTTGAAGCGACCACAGATGCCAACAGATGAG AGCCTCAGCTTGGCGGTCCGGCGGCCTCTGACTTCACTTATCCCTAGCCGCAGTTTCCAAACCAGCACCATTTCAAGGGACATCGACACAGCTGCCAAGTTCATTGGAGCTGGGGCTGCGACGGTTGGGGTGGCTGGCTCTGGGGCAGGGATTGGGACTGTTTTTGGGAGTCTCATCATTGGCTATGCCAG gAACCCTTCTCTGAAGCAACAACTCTTCTCCTATGCGATCCTGGGCTTTGCCCTCTCAGAGGCCATGGGGCTCTTTTGCCTAATGGTGGCCTTTCTCATCCTCTTCGCCATGTGA